The DNA segment ACTGAGGCGTTTAATTTTTTTACTGGTTTGGGCGACGGTTTCACGAATTCCTTGGATGGCTTGAACTGTTTGGTTCATTGCTGCATCACCAGATTCTACGGTTTGGTTAGCTTTTTGTAACGCTAATTGCACCAAATCAGCGTTAGTTACCACAGCTTGGGTAGAGTCTACCATCTGTTGAATATCGTTGAGGGCTGTGGTGATTTCTTCCGATTGTTGTTTTGCTAGATTTGTCAGTCCCGCCAATGAAGCATCACTACTGCTGGAAGTTTGGGCTACTTTTTGGGAAGTGGTTTGTACTTGGATGACAATTTGCCGCAGTGCTTGCAAAGTATTGTTATAGGCATCCGCAATTGTACCGAGTTCGTCTTCTGTAATTGGGGCGCGGACTGTTAAATCTCCATTCAGGGCTGGTCTGAGGGCTGTTAGCAGTTGAATTGATCGTTGTTGCAGTAATTCTTTGGCGGCTTTTTCTCGTGTTGCGGCTTCTGCTAGTTTTGCTGATTGTGCCTGTAGTTGTTGCAAATATTCAGTCTGTTGTAATGCTAGCCCTAGCTGGTCACCAATACGTGCTAATAAGGTGGCTTGGGATTCTTCCCAATCACGAGGGCTGGAGTTTTGATAAACTGCGAACAAGCCCCATAATTGTTCTCCAGAGAATATAGGAACTATGATGTAAGCTTTGATTTCAAATTGCTCTAAAATTTCAATGTGGCAAGGAGAATGATCTACTTTATATATATCATTAGCAACAAAGCTTTCACCTTTGGCATATCTACCGCCCTGAGTTTCTTGTAAGTGGCTATCATCCCAAATGGTTTTGATATCAACGCCTACTAGTTTTACCCAGTTATTTCCTACTGATTCAGCGATAAATTCACCACCCCAATCAGGATTGAAGCGATAAATAGCGACGCGATCGCATCTTAGTAATTGGCGGACTTCTTGAGTGGCTGTTTTAAAAATCTCTTCTACATCTAAGGATTGGCGGATGCGGTTAACTATCTTCGTAACTGCTTTTTCTTCTTCGGCTATGGTCGCTAATTTCTCAGATTTTATCCGTACTTGTTCCAGATAATCTATTTGTGATTTCGCTAGGCTAAATTGCAGGGCTATTTGAGTTAAAAAGTTAACTTCCCAGGGTTGCCATTCACGAGAACCAGAGTTTTGATATGCTCCGAATAAGCCCCATAATTTGTCGCCAAAGAAGATTGGCACAATAATATAGGCTTTGGCTTCAAACTGCTCTAAAATCTCGATGTGACAAGGCGCAAGTCCTCTTTGATAAATATCATTAACAACTAAGGTTTCACCTTTGGTATAACGACCGCCCTGAGTTTCTTGTAAGTAAGTATCATCTAAAACTGTTTTGATATCAGGGCCTACCAATTTTACCCAATTGTTACCCACTGACTCAGCCACAAATTCGCCACCCCAATCAGGATTGAAGCGATAAACAGCCACGCGATCGCAGCGCAATGATTGACGGACTTCTTGAGTGGTGGTTTTGAAAAAGCTGTCTACATCTAAAGCTTGTCGAATGCGGTTAATTGTCTTGGTCAGCGCCTTTTCTTGAGCAGCAATTTGAACTAATTGCTCAGATTTAATCTGCACTTGTTCCAGATATTCACCTTGGGAAATAGCTACACCAAATTGCAAGCCAATCTGACTTAAAAAGCTCACTTGCCAGTTTTGCCATTCTCGTGGGCCAGAATTTTGATAAGCCGCCAATAAGCCCCACAATTTTTCGCCAGAAAAAATCGGCACAATTATATAGGCTTTCATTTGAAATTGTTCTAAAATATCAATGTGACATTGTTGATGTCCCATTTGATAGATGTCATTGACAGCGAAGCTTTCACCCTTGGCGTAACGTCCTCCTTGGGTTTCTTGTAAGTGTGAATCTTCCCAGACCATTTTGAAATCTGGTGTCACCATTTTGATCCAACCTTCACCCACTGACTCGGCGACAAACTCGCCACTCCAATCAGGTTGAAAGCGGTAAACACCGACGCGATCGCATCGCAATAATTGGCGGATTTCTTGAGTGGTTGTTTGGAAAATTTTATCGACGCTTGATACCCGCAAAATCTTATCAATAACTTTAGCTACAGATTTCTTTGCTAGTGCTTGCTGTTGTAATTCTTTTTGGTATTCAAAGCTTTTTAATGTGTAAGTTAGTTCTGTGCTAATTTGAGATAGTAAAGTTGTTTCAGACTCTTGCCATTCACGGTTTGAAGCACAATTATTGATTGCTAATAAACCCCAGACTTTCCCCTCAACGACTATAGGTAAAGTCAAGCTAGATTGGACTTGAAATTTTTCTAAAAGTTGCTTTTGATAGGGTGTTAGCTGTACCTGATTAATATCGTTAATAGCGACAGGTTCTAAATAGTCTTCACTGGTATATAAACCAAACAGAATACCAGGAAGATTTTCATTGATAGTCGGTGTCCAGCCTCTGGTTCTAGATTCTGATAAAACCGTACCAGATTCTAGAGAAGTAAAGCGATAAATCAAGGCGCGATCGCAAACAATTTTTGCCCTGATTTGTGCCACAGTAACTTGAAGTAGCGTATCCATATCTGAGGCTTGACGCATCCGAGTTGTAATTTCTTGCAACTGTCGCCGCCAATTTTTAAATTCCTGGGAAACTGCATTCATTTCAGAGGTAGAATTGCCAGAAATATTGTCTATATGATTGCTGCCATTCTGATTTTCTAACTGTGTTAATTCAGTAGTTGTTGGTTCATTTTCGTGGCTATTTTGATAGGTGACGGTCATAGTAAAAACCTCAAATATTGTTAATATTATTCAGTAGGGAAGAATTAATTATTAATAGCCCACATAGGAGATTGAATAATCGCTGTGGCATCCAAATTTAATAGCATCTCCTCAGCACTATTAATAAAGTAACCTTTTAAGAAAGGTAACATGGCTGGATAAAATAATTCGGCAGATGCAGGTTTAATTTTATTGGTATCTAGCAATTCATCATCCATCAGAGACCGCACCAATAAACCTAAATATTTGCCTTCTTTTTCCAGCACAATGGTCATCATATTTGAGAGAAAATTTGCTCCTTGCAAAACTGGTGGATAACCCAGCATTTCCTCTAAATCAACTAGCCAAAGCATCTCACCACGCCAGTTATAAATACCCAAAACGCAACTTGGCATCTGGGGAACGCCACATATATCTGCCAAGGAAACCTGAAATACTTCTGTAATCTGTTGTAAAGAAATTACTGCTGTATCTTTTGCCCCCAAGTTCAAACTTAAAAATTTTTGCTTGTTCTCCAAAGTTATTTTTCCTTTAATATAGATAATCACTTTGAATCAGAAAGTTTTGGCTTTTAGGTTTTAGATACCACAGATAAATCTGTAGAATCATCCCATTAATAAATTATTGCTAAACTCATTCTAAGTAGTTACAAATAATCTAGCTTTACTTCAGCAACTTATTCAGGGTAACTACTAGTTCTTCTGGATTGATAGGTTTCGCCAGATAAGCTTCAGCACCCAGCATATTTCCCCAAATTTTATCTACATCGCTATTTTTAGTTGAGCAAAAAACTACGGGTATTTTGCTAGTATTGGGGTTATTTTTCAATTCTCGGCAAATTTCAAATCCGCTTTTACCCGGTAAAATTACATCAAGAAATATGACATCTGGCTTATTGCTATCTATTTTGCCCTGAACTTCTTCGCTATTTGTAGCGCTAATTACGTAATAACCTGCTTGTTGCAAGTAACGACTGATAATTTCCATATCAGTCAAACCATCTTCAACGACTAAAACAGTATTCATGGTAAGCACCTGTAAATTTATTCTGAGAATGAAAACACAAAACTATGTGTTCAAATTATAACAAGAGCAAGTTGTAATTTTCTGCGATTGTACATGATAAGTTTTATATTTGAACCGAGAAAATATGATGCTAGAAAAATTACTTTTTAATAAGTTGAAGCTAAAAAGTTATCTGATTAATCCTATTGATAGTTAGGTTGAAATCTCCAGGATTTCAATCTGTAAAAACTAGCTGATTGGTAGAATTTTCCCTGAGTTCTAGAAAAGTTTTACAACTTAATTTTGAGCATTAGTTTCCAACACAAATACCAACAAGCAAGGCTTCAATGGCAAACCTTTAACTGAGTTGGATCTAGTCTCCTTTTCACCTGATTTTGAACCTTTACTGGTAAATATTTCCGGACTACACTCATGACTTTATCTGATGCTACAGGTTTAGTCATAAAATCTGTCGCACCGACCACCTTGGCTCGGACTCGATCCAAAAGTCCATCGTTTCCTGTTAAGATAATCACAGGTGTGTCGGCAAAGGCTGAAATTCGACGCAATTGAGTACAAATTTCATAGCCATTGGCAATGGGCATAATTAAATCTAAAAAAATCAGGTCTGGCTTATCTTGAATCAGGGTTGGTAAAGCTTGAACAGCATCTTGAATTTTGATAAACCTCAGTCCATGTGAGACCATAATTTGCTCCAGACTATTACAAATCTGGGGACTATCATCCACACAAGCTACTAATGGCGCAGTTGATTTCGGAACAGGGGTGGAAACCGATTTATTTTTGACTGCTGTCGTCACTGAAAACGGCAAATCAGGTACTTCTACTAGTTCAATAATACCTTTGAGAATATAGGGAAGTAATGAACGGGTAACAGGGATGATACCCTGCTTCATTTTTGCTGCTAAATCTCGCAGAGTGTATTTGCCATTAATCAAACTGACAAAGTTTTTATAAACAGATTCACTTACCTGTTGCTGGAGTTGTTCTGATTTTCGCAGAACTGGCGCTAAGTCGGGAGAAAAATTAGCCAAACCAGCTTCCGACCAAGTTTTCCACGCGTCTTCCAT comes from the Nodularia sp. NIES-3585 genome and includes:
- a CDS encoding chemotaxis protein CheW, with the protein product MENKQKFLSLNLGAKDTAVISLQQITEVFQVSLADICGVPQMPSCVLGIYNWRGEMLWLVDLEEMLGYPPVLQGANFLSNMMTIVLEKEGKYLGLLVRSLMDDELLDTNKIKPASAELFYPAMLPFLKGYFINSAEEMLLNLDATAIIQSPMWAINN
- a CDS encoding response regulator transcription factor; the encoded protein is MNTVLVVEDGLTDMEIISRYLQQAGYYVISATNSEEVQGKIDSNKPDVIFLDVILPGKSGFEICRELKNNPNTSKIPVVFCSTKNSDVDKIWGNMLGAEAYLAKPINPEELVVTLNKLLK
- a CDS encoding GAF domain-containing protein, yielding MTVTYQNSHENEPTTTELTQLENQNGSNHIDNISGNSTSEMNAVSQEFKNWRRQLQEITTRMRQASDMDTLLQVTVAQIRAKIVCDRALIYRFTSLESGTVLSESRTRGWTPTINENLPGILFGLYTSEDYLEPVAINDINQVQLTPYQKQLLEKFQVQSSLTLPIVVEGKVWGLLAINNCASNREWQESETTLLSQISTELTYTLKSFEYQKELQQQALAKKSVAKVIDKILRVSSVDKIFQTTTQEIRQLLRCDRVGVYRFQPDWSGEFVAESVGEGWIKMVTPDFKMVWEDSHLQETQGGRYAKGESFAVNDIYQMGHQQCHIDILEQFQMKAYIIVPIFSGEKLWGLLAAYQNSGPREWQNWQVSFLSQIGLQFGVAISQGEYLEQVQIKSEQLVQIAAQEKALTKTINRIRQALDVDSFFKTTTQEVRQSLRCDRVAVYRFNPDWGGEFVAESVGNNWVKLVGPDIKTVLDDTYLQETQGGRYTKGETLVVNDIYQRGLAPCHIEILEQFEAKAYIIVPIFFGDKLWGLFGAYQNSGSREWQPWEVNFLTQIALQFSLAKSQIDYLEQVRIKSEKLATIAEEEKAVTKIVNRIRQSLDVEEIFKTATQEVRQLLRCDRVAIYRFNPDWGGEFIAESVGNNWVKLVGVDIKTIWDDSHLQETQGGRYAKGESFVANDIYKVDHSPCHIEILEQFEIKAYIIVPIFSGEQLWGLFAVYQNSSPRDWEESQATLLARIGDQLGLALQQTEYLQQLQAQSAKLAEAATREKAAKELLQQRSIQLLTALRPALNGDLTVRAPITEDELGTIADAYNNTLQALRQIVIQVQTTSQKVAQTSSSSDASLAGLTNLAKQQSEEITTALNDIQQMVDSTQAVVTNADLVQLALQKANQTVESGDAAMNQTVQAIQGIRETVAQTSKKIKRLSESSQKISKVVNLISNFATQTNVLALNAAIEATRAGEYGKGFAVVADEVRSLSRQSAAATIEIEKLVQEIQTETGEVAVAMETGIQQVVEGTNFVSETRQNLNAIVSATAEISQLIQRITAATQKQMGQSVTVTASMQDVAEIANKTFTESQEISLVLQDLSGMAQGLLATASKFKVN
- a CDS encoding response regulator, encoding MTHPELMISNNILHEFKTCTQLQYNGYLSIKSTKGHKWNFYYRLGRIVWATGGTHPFRRWRRNMAQYCPQIDVDKLNLRKEDIEIDYWDYRILEILYKRQKIQREQIHAFVENTVAEMLFDLAQQTNFVSASCDRIQEVILETPMSFTSANVSMKQMEDAWKTWSEAGLANFSPDLAPVLRKSEQLQQQVSESVYKNFVSLINGKYTLRDLAAKMKQGIIPVTRSLLPYILKGIIELVEVPDLPFSVTTAVKNKSVSTPVPKSTAPLVACVDDSPQICNSLEQIMVSHGLRFIKIQDAVQALPTLIQDKPDLIFLDLIMPIANGYEICTQLRRISAFADTPVIILTGNDGLLDRVRAKVVGATDFMTKPVASDKVMSVVRKYLPVKVQNQVKRRLDPTQLKVCH